One window from the genome of Hippoglossus hippoglossus isolate fHipHip1 chromosome 10, fHipHip1.pri, whole genome shotgun sequence encodes:
- the LOC117768952 gene encoding beta-1,3-galactosyltransferase 2-like produces the protein MMQTSVPKSEKTPWTRTRRWWIWLMLFLMMGTLMFIFLYPTTEILRPLRTSSASSNNITTVYNCFVAYPHPYRFIVDEPHRCWQERPFLVLMIPVAPHNREARDVIRNTWGKETTVQGHVVSYYFLLGLSGEGEGSEVLEEQLLQESRRHHDMLQSDFMDSYKNLTIKTMVMFEWLNSHCPNTSYAMKVDADMFLNVHNLVYMLMTAPRHLFMTGRVARGSAVLRDHNSKWFMPVSAFPESTYPPYAMGLGYVFSMDLPIKILEASLQIRAIYVEDVYVGLCMRHLGVTLTDPPHSGLFRESRPYFAGNCYWSSVITTILQDSDQLWDVWGIYQTQVLNGC, from the exons ATGATGCAGACTTCTGTTCCCAAAAG TGAAAAGACGCCATGGACGAGAACTAGGAGGTGGTGGATTTGGCTGATGCTGTTCCTCATGATGGGAACATTAATGTTCATATTCCTCTATCCAACCACAGAAATATTAAGGCCTTTGAGGACAAGCTCGGCATCTTCCAACAATATAACGACAGTCTACAAT TGCTTTGTGGCATACCCACACCCATATCGTTTCATAGTGGACGAGCCACACAGATGTTGGCAGGAAAGACCATTCTTGGTTCTCATGATCCCAGTAGCCCCCCATAACAGAGAGGCCCGTGACGTCATCCGTAACACATGGGGCAAAGAAACCACAGTGCAGGGCCACGTGGTCAGCTACTACTTCCTGCTGGGACTGTCCGGAGAGGGAGAAGGGTCCGAGGTCCTTGAGGAGcaa CTGTTACAGGAAAGCCGGCGACATCATGACATGCTCCAGAGTGACTTCATGGACAGCTACAAAAACCTCACCATTAAAACCATGGTGATGTTTGAATGGCTCAACTCCCATTGCCCCAACACCTCCTACGCCATGAAGGTCGATGCGGACATGTTCCTAAATGTTCACAACCTTGTCTACATGCTTATGACGGCCCCCCGACATCTCTTCATGACCGGACGCGTGGCGAGGGGCTCTGCTGTTCTTCGAGACCATAACTCAAAGTGGTTTATGCCTGTGTCTGCCTTCCCCGAGTCAACGTACCCACCGTATGCAATGGGACTGGGCTATGTGTTCTCAATGGATTTACCCATTAAGATACTGGAGGCGTCGTTGCAGATTAGAGCTATTTACGTTGAAGATGTGTACGTGGGACTGTGCATGAGACATCTGGGGGTCACACTAACAGATCCTCCTCATAGTGGCTTGTTCAGGGAATCAAGACCTTATTTTGCCGGCAACTGTTACTGGAGCTCTGTCATTACAACAATTCTGCAGGACTCTGACCAGCTTTGGGATGTTTGGGGAATATATCAGACGCAAGTACTAAATGGCTGTTAA